A single genomic interval of Paracoccus contaminans harbors:
- a CDS encoding F0F1 ATP synthase subunit C, translated as MENVANYAELGKYIGAGLACFGMAGAAMAVGNVAGNYLSGALRNPSAAASQTATLFIGMAFAEALGIFSFLVALLLLFAA; from the coding sequence ATGGAAAACGTCGCCAACTACGCCGAACTGGGCAAATACATCGGCGCGGGCCTCGCCTGCTTCGGCATGGCCGGTGCGGCCATGGCCGTCGGCAACGTCGCCGGCAACTACCTGTCGGGCGCGCTGCGCAACCCTTCGGCCGCCGCGTCGCAGACCGCCACGCTGTTCATCGGCATGGCCTTCGCCGAAGCCCTCGGCATCTTCTCGTTCCTGGTCGCCCTGCTGCTGCTGTTCGCAGCCTGA